Proteins from a genomic interval of Tissierella sp.:
- a CDS encoding putative glycoside hydrolase encodes MHNRRIKLGALLISTLILSGCAKIETAISGVDVVKEDAPNIITEVDYLKQPSTNWASYKEMIDVKSIYMTGHTLGWKTRFHKLVQFIDETEINAVVIDVKDDFGEMTYKSSVPMVQEVEADKVIRDKDFVGSMKLLAEKDIYPIARIVSFKDKTAASKRPDLAVKTKDGSVWRDNKGDAWLNPYNRDAWEYLVEIAEEAALKGFKEIQFDYVRFPTDGKRDLIDYGAAGEEPMRDAIAGFLSYARERLAPHGVYVSADIFGLVTTVEDDMRLGQHLETLATAVDILCPMVYPSHYALGTYGVKYPDADPYTIVNTSMKIAKERIDKIETTEKKAILRPWLQDFSAPWLKREYGANYTPYGAEQLRAQKKATYDADLTQWIFWNAGNKYTEEGYER; translated from the coding sequence ATGCATAATAGAAGAATTAAGCTGGGGGCATTACTGATATCTACCTTAATATTATCAGGATGTGCAAAAATTGAAACAGCAATATCAGGTGTAGATGTTGTGAAAGAAGATGCACCAAATATAATTACAGAGGTTGACTACCTAAAGCAACCGTCTACGAATTGGGCTTCATATAAAGAAATGATAGATGTAAAATCAATATATATGACAGGACATACATTAGGCTGGAAGACTAGATTTCATAAATTAGTACAATTTATAGATGAAACTGAAATAAATGCTGTTGTAATAGATGTGAAGGATGATTTTGGTGAAATGACCTATAAATCTTCAGTTCCAATGGTACAAGAGGTTGAAGCAGATAAAGTAATTAGAGATAAAGATTTCGTTGGATCTATGAAACTATTGGCAGAAAAAGATATATATCCCATAGCTAGAATTGTATCCTTTAAGGACAAAACGGCAGCAAGCAAAAGGCCAGATCTAGCTGTAAAAACTAAAGATGGCTCTGTATGGAGAGACAACAAGGGGGATGCATGGCTAAATCCTTATAATAGAGATGCTTGGGAGTATTTAGTTGAAATAGCAGAAGAAGCAGCCTTAAAAGGATTTAAAGAGATTCAATTTGACTATGTAAGATTTCCAACAGATGGAAAAAGGGATTTAATAGATTATGGAGCTGCTGGGGAAGAACCTATGAGAGATGCCATAGCCGGATTTTTGAGCTATGCAAGGGAAAGATTGGCTCCACATGGTGTGTATGTATCAGCCGATATATTTGGATTGGTTACAACTGTAGAAGATGATATGAGGTTAGGACAACATCTGGAGACTTTGGCTACTGCTGTAGATATTTTATGTCCTATGGTATATCCATCTCACTATGCTTTAGGTACATATGGTGTAAAATATCCAGATGCTGATCCATATACAATAGTTAATACTAGTATGAAAATAGCAAAAGAGAGAATAGATAAAATTGAAACCACTGAAAAGAAAGCAATTCTTCGACCTTGGCTACAGGACTTTTCTGCTCCATGGTTAAAGAGAGAATATGGTGCAAACTATACTCCTTATGGTGCAGAGCAATTAAGAGCACAAAAAAAGGCTACTTATGATGCTGATTTAACTCAATGGATATTTTGGAATGCAGGTAATAAATATACAGAAGAAGGGTAT
- a CDS encoding winged helix-turn-helix domain-containing protein, which translates to MNAYVNKEAGKLYDLFSSIFIACNSEYYYEEIEKVDITIEREFKELINHIIDLLGDDIQKYKMYFTVSNIAYSLINFEKIWDLKDLDKYLEYINSINNYDIQKSILSFIDAYKEDWIFTMDDNKFKDIINDNNVLFKFLNDKDISYEEKWNIVTIINDIDGFKRNFISLIQEYELKYKVFIKKYEDDINKYADFLINEVKEKGINLDIPIQQMVDLKDIDTLFIIPSYFHAYTLSQTVVRSKHVSYMIIGKYVDKLFQATNRESSVDKYVAIFKNLSDLNRYRFIKILSKGEKYGQEIADDLNITSATVSYHANNLLITNLLKMERNENKTYYSLNKETLREMIEFIQNDLEL; encoded by the coding sequence ATGAATGCTTATGTGAATAAAGAAGCTGGAAAATTGTATGATTTATTTTCATCAATATTTATAGCTTGTAACTCAGAATACTATTATGAGGAAATTGAAAAAGTAGATATAACTATAGAACGAGAATTCAAGGAATTAATAAACCATATCATAGATTTACTTGGTGATGATATTCAAAAATATAAAATGTATTTTACTGTCTCAAATATAGCCTACTCTTTAATTAACTTTGAAAAGATTTGGGACTTAAAAGACTTAGATAAATATCTAGAATATATCAATTCTATAAATAATTATGATATACAAAAATCTATACTTTCATTTATTGATGCTTATAAAGAGGATTGGATTTTCACTATGGATGATAATAAATTTAAAGATATAATAAACGATAATAATGTATTGTTTAAATTTTTAAACGACAAGGATATCTCTTATGAGGAGAAATGGAATATAGTTACAATTATTAATGATATAGATGGTTTTAAAAGAAACTTCATATCTTTAATTCAAGAATATGAATTAAAGTACAAAGTTTTTATTAAAAAATATGAAGATGATATTAATAAATATGCCGACTTTTTAATTAACGAAGTAAAAGAAAAAGGAATTAATTTAGATATTCCAATACAACAAATGGTAGATTTAAAGGACATAGATACTCTATTCATAATACCCTCATATTTTCATGCTTATACACTATCTCAAACAGTTGTAAGATCCAAGCATGTATCATATATGATTATAGGTAAATATGTAGATAAATTATTTCAAGCAACCAATAGAGAGTCTTCAGTTGATAAATATGTAGCTATATTTAAAAACCTAAGTGATCTTAATAGATATAGATTCATTAAGATTTTATCTAAGGGTGAAAAATATGGCCAAGAAATAGCAGATGATTTGAATATTACTTCAGCTACAGTATCGTATCACGCAAATAACTTGCTTATAACAAATCTGCTCAAAATGGAGAGAAATGAAAACAAAACTTATTACTCGCTTAATAAGGAAACATTAAGAGAAATGATAGAATTTATACAAAACGATTTAGAATTATAG